The following are encoded in a window of Spirochaeta cellobiosiphila DSM 17781 genomic DNA:
- a CDS encoding NAD(+)/NADH kinase: protein MVIQRVLVVFNKMKSGTVNIATQIKAKMNELEIDCQLFGYLDNPSEVVCHHPIDFVFVLGGDGTVLFSARMLYKLEVPILPINMGSIGFITEVSASEWLDAFLTYKNGQLDVSKRIMIRATVYRNGKKITDLVGLNDGVIGSSGASKIVRYQIDVNGVSLGEYRADGVILATPTGATGYSLAAGGPLIYPEAEALLVTPICPHSLTKRPIVIPGNENIRVTLDKEQRTKISLTIDGQVEYFLEPGDEVVFSKTSEKTIIVKSDKRSFYEVIRTKLGG from the coding sequence ATGGTAATTCAACGTGTGTTAGTTGTGTTCAACAAAATGAAAAGTGGAACGGTCAATATAGCCACACAGATTAAAGCAAAGATGAATGAGCTTGAAATTGATTGTCAGCTGTTTGGATATCTGGATAATCCTTCTGAAGTAGTGTGTCATCATCCCATTGATTTTGTTTTTGTTTTGGGAGGTGATGGTACAGTTCTTTTTAGTGCCCGGATGCTGTATAAATTAGAAGTACCCATATTACCGATAAATATGGGCAGTATTGGTTTTATTACAGAAGTAAGTGCTAGTGAATGGTTAGACGCTTTCTTGACATATAAAAACGGTCAACTTGATGTTAGCAAACGAATCATGATAAGAGCAACGGTTTATAGAAATGGTAAAAAAATTACTGATTTGGTTGGCTTGAATGATGGTGTAATAGGATCTTCAGGGGCTTCCAAAATTGTGAGATACCAGATCGATGTTAATGGCGTTTCTTTAGGTGAATATCGTGCTGATGGGGTGATATTAGCAACGCCTACAGGTGCTACTGGATATTCTTTGGCAGCTGGAGGTCCTCTTATTTATCCAGAAGCTGAAGCATTACTAGTAACACCAATTTGTCCTCATTCATTAACAAAGCGGCCAATTGTGATACCTGGTAATGAGAATATTAGAGTTACATTGGATAAGGAGCAACGTACAAAGATTAGTTTAACAATAGATGGTCAAGTTGAATATTTTCTTGAACCCGGGGATGAAGTTGTATTCAGTAAGACTTCTGAAAAGACAATAATTGTTAAGTCAGATAAACGTTCTTTTTATGAAGTAATAAGAACCAAATTAGGTGGGTAG
- the recN gene encoding DNA repair protein RecN, whose product MLVDISIKNYALIENQHLSFNEGFNILSGETGAGKSILIGAIGLLLGEKGEQEKIRTGAESASVIGTFTINSNKAAIQWLRDHDIECEDNNVIIKRVIKNSGRGSSYIQSEPVTVKDLQEFTGLIIDVHSQHSHQSLFNKDNHRKLLDRFGGCDDLAKRVTASYHNVNDLRTKYNDYLENQDEYKKKYEEQIRLIKDVEITDIGQDEERELTQERSILLRGEDIYRTVKNITDISTTKSDSLFGLSTVRQLMSKLVDIDQTFESLYNRYESSYYEIEDILENLKTINIGLDFSPERMEFVESRINSIHGILKKYGPTYDLMMENYNTAKQYTTEYKDSRHQQLELEQEISEAEEELGKIARLLSQKRKMAATELELQIVSNLKQLGMEKVEFKIEFSNKMGTTGKTLCGPLGYDVIEFMISTNIGEPLKSLKSVASGGELSRVMLALKSVLADSDDISTLIFDEIDTGIGGSVALALGKHLKELSKSKQVFSITHLATIASFAQKHIKIEKEVKLGHTYTKVRELVAEDRVEEVSRMLSGTSNDESAINHARKLILENSQ is encoded by the coding sequence ATGTTGGTGGATATCAGTATTAAAAACTATGCGTTAATAGAAAATCAGCACCTCTCTTTTAATGAAGGTTTTAATATTTTGTCAGGTGAGACGGGAGCTGGTAAGTCTATCCTAATAGGTGCTATAGGATTACTTCTTGGCGAAAAAGGTGAGCAGGAAAAAATAAGAACTGGTGCTGAATCTGCATCAGTGATTGGTACCTTTACTATTAATAGTAATAAAGCTGCTATTCAGTGGTTGAGAGATCATGACATCGAATGTGAAGACAATAACGTAATCATAAAAAGAGTAATTAAAAACTCTGGTCGTGGAAGTTCTTATATTCAGTCTGAACCTGTAACAGTAAAAGACTTACAGGAGTTCACTGGTCTTATAATTGATGTCCATAGTCAGCATAGTCATCAATCCCTATTTAATAAAGATAATCATAGAAAGTTATTAGACCGTTTTGGTGGATGTGACGATCTAGCTAAAAGAGTAACAGCTTCTTATCATAATGTTAATGACTTAAGAACTAAATATAATGATTATCTTGAAAATCAGGATGAATATAAGAAAAAATACGAAGAACAGATACGACTTATAAAAGATGTTGAAATAACTGATATCGGTCAGGACGAAGAACGTGAGTTAACTCAGGAGAGGTCTATCCTGCTGCGTGGAGAGGATATTTACAGAACAGTTAAAAATATAACAGATATATCAACTACTAAAAGTGATTCTTTGTTTGGTTTGAGTACTGTTCGACAGCTTATGTCAAAATTAGTAGATATCGATCAAACATTCGAAAGTCTATATAATAGATACGAAAGTTCTTATTACGAAATAGAAGACATTTTAGAGAATTTGAAGACGATTAACATAGGATTAGATTTTAGTCCTGAGCGTATGGAATTTGTTGAGTCAAGAATAAATTCCATTCATGGCATATTGAAAAAATATGGGCCTACTTATGATTTGATGATGGAAAATTATAATACGGCAAAACAATATACAACTGAATACAAAGATAGCAGACACCAACAGCTTGAACTAGAGCAAGAGATTAGTGAAGCTGAAGAAGAATTAGGCAAGATAGCTCGTTTATTAAGTCAAAAAAGAAAAATGGCGGCAACAGAACTTGAGCTACAGATAGTTTCAAATTTAAAACAATTGGGAATGGAGAAAGTTGAGTTCAAGATTGAGTTTTCAAATAAAATGGGAACAACAGGTAAGACTCTTTGTGGTCCTCTTGGTTATGATGTTATTGAATTCATGATTTCAACAAATATTGGAGAACCTCTTAAATCGCTTAAGTCAGTGGCATCAGGGGGGGAATTGAGTAGAGTAATGTTGGCTTTAAAGTCTGTATTAGCTGATTCAGATGATATTAGTACATTAATATTTGATGAAATCGATACTGGTATTGGTGGCTCCGTTGCTTTAGCCTTAGGTAAACATCTCAAGGAGCTGTCTAAGAGCAAGCAAGTATTTAGTATTACACACTTGGCGACAATTGCTAGTTTTGCACAAAAACACATCAAAATAGAAAAAGAAGTAAAGTTAGGGCATACTTATACTAAGGTTCGTGAATTAGTAGCCGAAGATAGAGTAGAAGAGGTTTCTCGAATGCTGTCTGGTACATCGAATGATGAATCTGCTATTAATCATGCCAGAAAACTAATTTTAGAGAATAGTCAATAG